The region CAAGAGAGAATTATGTAAGTTCTTTGGCGAATGCTAAATATGAAGACATTGTGATTGCTAAAAGAAAACTAATGGCATCGGTATCACAATCCTATTACAATTTGTATGCACAGAAAACAAAGCAAAAAGTATTTCTTGAAAACATCAAATTATTAGAAACCTACGAAAAATTGGCACTGACTTCTGTTGAAGTTGGCAAAGCATCTGCAGTCGATGTTTTGCGCTTACAAATGCGACAAAACGAACTAAAACAAATCAAGCAAATTTTAGAGCAACAGTATATAGCAGCACAAAATGCCTTTCATAATTTATTGAATAGAGAGCGCAATGTGGTCATTAACGTTGTTGATGAATTGAATATTCCTTCGGATGATTTTGATATCACTACTGAAAATTTAGCATTGCATCCTGAACTATTGAAATATGACAAATTATATCAATCTATAGAAAAATCAGAATTATTAAATCAAAAAGAAAGCAGTCCGATGATTGGTTTTGGGTTAGATTACATCAATGTAGAAAAACGCCCAGGCATGACTTTTAGTGATAACGGAAAAGATATTATCATGCCGATGGTTTCTGTTTCTATTCCGATTTTCAATACTAAATACAAATCAAAAACCAAACAAAATAAATTGCAACAACAAGAAATTGATGCACAAAAAGCAGAACGTTTAAACTCTTTAGAAACCATTTTAGACAAAGCCATAAACGATAGAATTTCTGCAAGAATAAGCAATACGACCCAAGCTAAAAATATACAACAAGCAAAAAATGCAGAAGAAATTTTAATAAAAAGCTACGAAACGGGAACAATCGATTTTAAGGATATTTTAGACATTCAAGAATTGCAATTAAAGTTTCAAATTAATCAAATTGAATCGGTTAAAAACTATTATTTACAAACCACGATTATTAACTATTTAACACAACAATAATGACACATCTATATACCATAAAAGGAATGACCTGCAACGGCTGCAAGGCTTCTGTAGAAAAAAATCTGCTAGCTTTAGAGCACGTTAGCGATGTTTCTATAAATCTTGAAAAAGAGGAAGCCTCTATAAAAATGGATAGCCATATTGAACTCAAAACTTTTCAAAAAGCGTTATCTGACAAGTATCAAATTTCCGAAAAAGAAGAACTAAAAAAAGAAATACCCGAAGTTGCTTTTGAAGGTGAAGAGCAATCTAAATTACAACAACTAAAACCACTGCTTCTCATCATTTTTTATATTTCAGCAGCAAGTATTTTATTGCATTTTAAAAACTGGAGTTGGAACGATTTTATGCTCGATTTTATGGGCTTATTTTATATCGTATTTAGCTTTTTTAAAATGTTAGATTTAAAAGGTTTTCCAGAGTCTTTTAGAATGTACGATCCACTTGCAAAAAGAATTCCTGTTTATGGGAAAATCTATCCATTTATAGAGACTGGTTTAGGTTTGATGTTTTTAATGCGATTTGAAATCAAGATTGCTTTGATAATTACGCTGATCATTTTAGGAATTACAACCCTTGGCGTAACCAAAACTTTGTTGGATAAAAAATCAATTCGTTGCGCCTGTCTAGGAACTGCTTTAAAACTGCCTATGACCGAGGCAACTTTTATAGAAAACACCATCATGATTTTGATGGCAATATTGATGTTAGCAAACTTACTGTAGTATGAAAAAATATATCGTTTACGTTGGAATTTTAGTAATTGGAATCATCTTTGGATGGTTGCTTTTCGGAAATTCATCCGAAGAAAAAAAAGCACATGACCATGCTGAAGTATCAGAAACCAATAAAATGTGGACCTGCTCAATGCATCCGCAGATTATGCAACCAGAAGCTGGTGATTGCCCAATTTGTGGGATGGATTTAATTCCTGCAGAAACAAGCCAAGACGGTTTAAATGCTAATGAGTTTAAGCTCACTAAAAATGCAATGGCTTTAGCAAATATTCAAACATCTCTTGTGGAAAACACCATCAATAGGGATGCCACTGCTACGCTATCCGGAAAAATAGCAGAAAATGAAGAAACAAATGAGATACAAATAAGCTATTTTTCAGGAAGAATAGAACGTTTGTACATCAATTTTACTGGAGAAAAGGTTCAAAAAGGCCAGTTATTGGCAACGATGTATTCTCCAGAATTAGTTGCCGCACAACAAGAATTAATGACAACAGCCTCATTAAAAGAAACACAACCTGCGCTATACAATGCAGTTCGAAACAAATTAAAACTTTTAAAAATTTCTGAAAGTGCTATTCAAAAAATAGAAAAATCTGGAATCGTAAAAGAGAATTTCCCTATTTACGCAACGGTTTCAGGAACGATATCTGAAAAATTAGTTACCCAAGGAGAAACCGTAAAACAAGGTACCACTTTGTTTAAAATTGTAAATCTGAATACGGTTTGGGCAAATTTTGATGTCTATGAAAATCAAATAGAGCAATTTAAAAAGGGGCAAGAAATTTTAATTACAACCCAAACAAATCTTAATAAAGAATTTAAAGGAACAGTGGCTTTTATAGATCCTGTGGTAAACACAAACACAAGAACTGTAAAATTAAGAGTTGAGCTCAATAATAAAGAACAATTTTTAAAACCCGGAATGTTTGTAAAGGGCAAGATCAAAATTGTACATAACAGCAGTGAACAAAATCTTACAATTCCTGCCTCTGCAGTTTTATGGACGGGAAAAAGATCTGTTGTATATGTAAAAACCACACCCGAACAACCCATTTTTAAAATGCAAGAAATCACTTTAGGATCTAAAATCGATGCGAATTATGAAGTTCTAGAGGGATTAAAAAGTGGAGATGAAATTGTAACCAACGGTACCTTTACTTTGGATGCTGCTGCGCAATTGCAAGGAAAAAAATCAATGATGAACAGAAACGGAGGAAAAACTATGACCGGACATGAAGGACATCTTGATATGGAGGAATCTACCGCGTTAAATAATGAAAAATATACGAATATCAATCAAAGAATGGAGGTCTCTAAAGATTTTCAAAAGCAATTAAAGGTAGTTTTTAATGAGTATATCAACTTAAAAGATGCTTTCGTGAAAGGGGATTCGGAAGCCGGAATTGAAATATCAAAAAAACTTTTAAATAATTTATCTCAAGTTGATATGAAATTACTAATAAATAAAGAAGTTCATCAACATTGGATGTCTATAGAAAAAGAAATAAAAGCATCGGCTACTTTCATTTCAAAGACAGCTGATCTCAAAAAACAACGAAATCATTTTAAACAATTATCATCCTGGTTAACAAAAGCAATTGAGGTTTTTGGCATCAATGAAAAAGTATATCATCAATTTTGTCCAATGGCAGATGGCAATAAAGGCGCCTATTGGTTAAGTACAGAAGAAAAAGTAATCAATCCATATTTTGGGAAAGCCATGCTAACCTGCGGAGAAATAAAACAAGTAATAGAGTAATAATTAAATTTTTAAACAATGAAAAAAGTAATTTTAAGTGTAGCAATCATCGCTGCTATGGGTTTAACCAGTTGTAAAAACGAGACCAAACCAAAAGAAACGGTAACAACAGAAGCAGCTACAAAAATAGCTGTAAAAGTAGCAATGACCGACTTATCCTTTGGTGTTCGAGGTAATTGTGGCATGTGTAAAACGACCATAGAAGAGGCCGTAACAAAAGTTGAGGGAATCTCTAAAGCTAACTGGGATAAGGATAAAAAGAAAATAGACGTTTCTTTTGATGAAACAAAAACAGACGTTATGGCAATTCATAAAGCCATTGCAGCATCTGGCTACGATACCGAAAAAATGATGGGTAGCGAGGAAGCTTACGAAAACTTACCTGGTTGTTGTAAATATGACCATAGTATGGAAATGAATATTGAATAAAAATTCATTTTAAAGTTACCTTGACCAGTAATGGTGAAGGTAACTTGCTTTTTTTTCCTTTTGTCTGTGGCTTTAATTGCGTCTCACCTACTTCTTTTGAAATTTTCAAATTGGTTGAAGATAAATTTAAAACTGTCGAAATTCAAATACAACTTCCAACTATAAATTTTAACGTAACTTTTGTTTAGCTAAAAACAAAACAGATTAAACAATTCGTATCTTTGTATCTCTAAACAAGAAATTAGGATACATGAAATGTTTTGATAGTAACGATATTAATAGCTTAGACAAGATTTTTAGAATCAACTTAATTAATAGTTGTTCAGGCTTTAAATCTGCCAATTTACTGGGCACTATTTCCACAGAAGGCAATACAAATGTTGCTGTTTTCAGCTCAGTAACGCACCTTGGCTCCAATCCGCCGACTTTAGGTTTTATTTTAAGACCTACTACAGTTCCAAGAAATACCTATAAAAATATCAGAGATATGGGTGTATTTTCTATCAATCATATTTTTGAGGAAATTATCGAAGACGCCCATCACTCTTCAGCAAAATACCCAGAAGAAATATCAGAATTTAACGTAACTGATTTAGAAGCCGAGTTTAAAGAGGGCTGTAAAGTTCCTTTTGTAAAAAATTCGCCCGTACAAATGGAAATGAAATATGTAGAACAAGTATATATAAAATCCAACGATGTCATTATGGTGGTGGCGCAAATAGAAAAGTTGTTTGTAAATGAACATTTAATTCATGAAGACGGATTTATAGATTTATCATCTGGTAATGTAGTGGCGATAAACGGATTAGATGGATACGCAGCTCTCACCCTAAAAGAAAGATTCGGCTACCAAAGACCTAAAAAATAAATACAATGAAAATATTAGTTACAGGTGCAACAGGATACATTGGCAAAAGATTGATACCCTTATTAATCAAAGATGGTCATGTGGTGGTTTGTCCTGTAAGGGATGTAAAAAGAGCTGAAAGTTATTTTAAAGAAGAAAAAAATATTAGTTTAGTTGAAGCCGATTTTTTAAATGCAGACTCATTAAATAACATTCCGAAAGATATTGAAGTTGCCTATTATTTAATCCATTCGATGTCTAATTCTGCCAAAGAATTTCATGTTTTAGAGGAAAAATGTGCCTTTAACTTTAAACGATTTGCAGAAAACACAACGTTAAAACAAGTCATTTATCTAAGCGGAATTACCAATGACACCAAGCTTTCAAAACACTTGTTATCTCGCAAAAATGTAGAAAAAACATTAAGCTCTAACAAATATGCCTTAACCACCTTTAAAGCAGGAATTATAGTGGGTTCAGGAAGCTCTTCTTTCGAAATTATTAGAGATATTGTAGAAAAACTACCTATTATGGTCGCGCCAAAATGGCTAAATACAAAAACGCAACCTTTAGGAATTAGAGATGTTCTCACCTTTTTACACAAAGCATTGTTCAACGAACAATTATACAACACTTCTTATGATATTTTTGGTCCAGAAATTATGACCTATAAAGAAATGTTGTTACAGTTTGCTGAGTTTAGAAAGTTAAAAAGAAGAATTATTACAGTGCCGGTTATGACCCCGAAATTATCTTCCTACTGGCTATATTTTGTAACCTCAACTTCCTATAAACTAGCTACTTCTTTGGTCAATTCAATGGGAGTAGAAGTTATCGGAAACAAGAGTAATATCAATGAAATCATTGGCATTACACCAATGGCATATAAAAAAGCATTGGAGTTAGCCTTCAAGAAAATTGAGCAAAATAGCATCATTTCTAGCTGGAAAGATTCTTACGTAAGCAGTCAACTAGGAGGTTTTGTAGACCAATTTATCAATGTTCCGGAATATGGTTGTTTTAAAGATTTTAAACAACGAAAAGTAAAAGATCGAAAAATTGTACTCGATAGAATTTGGGCAATTGGAGGCGAAACTGGCTGGTATTATGGAACATTTTTATGGAAAATTCGTGGATTTTTAGATCAGTTTTTTGGAGGCGCCGGGTTGCGAAGAGGAAGAAGACACCCTACGGAATTAAATTTAGGTGACGCCCTAGATTTTTGGCGTGTTATTTTTGCAGATAAAGAAAAAGGTAAATTATTATTATATGCAGAAATGATTATGCCGGGAGAGGCATGGCTAGAATTTAAGATCAAAGATGGTATTTTATACCAAACCGCAACCTTTAGACCTCATGGCTTGGCAGGCAGATTGTACTGGTATGCAGTAATGCCTTTTCACGGGTTCGTTTTTAATGGAATGATCAATAATATTAACAAATTAAAATAAAAAGCAAGATTTTTTTCTTGGTCACAAAAATGCATAAAAAACCACATTTACCAGAAAAAGAGTGTATCGTTTGTAAAAAACCTTTTTCATGGAGAAAAAAGTGGGAGAAGAATTGGAACGAAGTTAAATTTTGTAGCGAAAAATGCAGGAGAAACAAAAAAAATTAGGGATCGTATGGTTTCGTAATAACTTACGAACACAAGACAATATAGCATTAAAAAAAGCAATTGACCAACACGATCAAGTGATTGCACTGTATATTTTTGATCCTAAAATGTTTGAAAAAGATACATTCGGATTTAAAAAAACAGAAAAGTTCAGGGCACAATTTTTATTGGAAACCATAGCCGATTTAAAAGTAAACTTAGCCAAATTAAACATCACTCTCCTCACCTATTTCGAAAAGCCGTCAGTAGTTTTTAAAAATATTTGTACAGATTTTAAGGTGGATGCCATTTATACGCAAAAAGAGTGGACTCCTGAAGAAGCAAAAACTAATAACTTTATTAGAGAAGGAATCTCTAATAACATCAAATTTATAGAAGATTACGATCAGTTTTTATACCATCCGGATACGGTCAGTAAAAAGTTTGAAAACATCCCAAACGTATTTACTAGCTTTCGAAAAAAGCTAGAAAAATATGTGGCTATTTTACCCGAAAATAACGTCGGAAAATTAGCTTCAGAAAATCTGATAGAAAATCATACTGAAATTCCTACTTTAAAAATGTTAGGTTTTGATGCTTTCGAAACGCATAGGAATTCAGCTTTTCCTTTTCACGGGGGAGAAACTGAAGCGTTGAAAAGAATTGAAAATTACTTTTTTGAAACGAAAAAAGTTGGATTTTATAAAAAAACTAGAAACGGATTGGTAGGCGTTGATTATTCTACGAAATTTTCTCCTTGGTTGGCAAATGGAAGTCTATCGGCGAAAACTATTTATTATAAAATTAAAGAATACGAAAAAGAAAATGGAGCAAATGAGTCTACTTATTGGGTGATTTTTGAATTGATTTGGAGAGATTATTTTAAATATATATCACTTAAATATGAGTCTAAACTATTTAAAATAGGAGGAATTTTA is a window of Polaribacter litorisediminis DNA encoding:
- a CDS encoding TolC family protein, translating into MKNYTYPIILKVVFVLSSIFSSLQGTTQELESLINEALKNNPEIQKFELQYKIAKEKINEANSLPNTEFGVGYFASEPETRTGAQRFRVSAKQMLPWFGNITARENYVSSLANAKYEDIVIAKRKLMASVSQSYYNLYAQKTKQKVFLENIKLLETYEKLALTSVEVGKASAVDVLRLQMRQNELKQIKQILEQQYIAAQNAFHNLLNRERNVVINVVDELNIPSDDFDITTENLALHPELLKYDKLYQSIEKSELLNQKESSPMIGFGLDYINVEKRPGMTFSDNGKDIIMPMVSVSIPIFNTKYKSKTKQNKLQQQEIDAQKAERLNSLETILDKAINDRISARISNTTQAKNIQQAKNAEEILIKSYETGTIDFKDILDIQELQLKFQINQIESVKNYYLQTTIINYLTQQ
- a CDS encoding SDR family oxidoreductase, which translates into the protein MKILVTGATGYIGKRLIPLLIKDGHVVVCPVRDVKRAESYFKEEKNISLVEADFLNADSLNNIPKDIEVAYYLIHSMSNSAKEFHVLEEKCAFNFKRFAENTTLKQVIYLSGITNDTKLSKHLLSRKNVEKTLSSNKYALTTFKAGIIVGSGSSSFEIIRDIVEKLPIMVAPKWLNTKTQPLGIRDVLTFLHKALFNEQLYNTSYDIFGPEIMTYKEMLLQFAEFRKLKRRIITVPVMTPKLSSYWLYFVTSTSYKLATSLVNSMGVEVIGNKSNINEIIGITPMAYKKALELAFKKIEQNSIISSWKDSYVSSQLGGFVDQFINVPEYGCFKDFKQRKVKDRKIVLDRIWAIGGETGWYYGTFLWKIRGFLDQFFGGAGLRRGRRHPTELNLGDALDFWRVIFADKEKGKLLLYAEMIMPGEAWLEFKIKDGILYQTATFRPHGLAGRLYWYAVMPFHGFVFNGMINNINKLK
- a CDS encoding heavy-metal-associated domain-containing protein, giving the protein MTHLYTIKGMTCNGCKASVEKNLLALEHVSDVSINLEKEEASIKMDSHIELKTFQKALSDKYQISEKEELKKEIPEVAFEGEEQSKLQQLKPLLLIIFYISAASILLHFKNWSWNDFMLDFMGLFYIVFSFFKMLDLKGFPESFRMYDPLAKRIPVYGKIYPFIETGLGLMFLMRFEIKIALIITLIILGITTLGVTKTLLDKKSIRCACLGTALKLPMTEATFIENTIMILMAILMLANLL
- a CDS encoding DUF2256 domain-containing protein; this encodes MHKKPHLPEKECIVCKKPFSWRKKWEKNWNEVKFCSEKCRRNKKN
- a CDS encoding heavy-metal-associated domain-containing protein, with amino-acid sequence MKKVILSVAIIAAMGLTSCKNETKPKETVTTEAATKIAVKVAMTDLSFGVRGNCGMCKTTIEEAVTKVEGISKANWDKDKKKIDVSFDETKTDVMAIHKAIAASGYDTEKMMGSEEAYENLPGCCKYDHSMEMNIE
- a CDS encoding flavin reductase family protein — protein: MKCFDSNDINSLDKIFRINLINSCSGFKSANLLGTISTEGNTNVAVFSSVTHLGSNPPTLGFILRPTTVPRNTYKNIRDMGVFSINHIFEEIIEDAHHSSAKYPEEISEFNVTDLEAEFKEGCKVPFVKNSPVQMEMKYVEQVYIKSNDVIMVVAQIEKLFVNEHLIHEDGFIDLSSGNVVAINGLDGYAALTLKERFGYQRPKK
- a CDS encoding efflux RND transporter periplasmic adaptor subunit codes for the protein MKKYIVYVGILVIGIIFGWLLFGNSSEEKKAHDHAEVSETNKMWTCSMHPQIMQPEAGDCPICGMDLIPAETSQDGLNANEFKLTKNAMALANIQTSLVENTINRDATATLSGKIAENEETNEIQISYFSGRIERLYINFTGEKVQKGQLLATMYSPELVAAQQELMTTASLKETQPALYNAVRNKLKLLKISESAIQKIEKSGIVKENFPIYATVSGTISEKLVTQGETVKQGTTLFKIVNLNTVWANFDVYENQIEQFKKGQEILITTQTNLNKEFKGTVAFIDPVVNTNTRTVKLRVELNNKEQFLKPGMFVKGKIKIVHNSSEQNLTIPASAVLWTGKRSVVYVKTTPEQPIFKMQEITLGSKIDANYEVLEGLKSGDEIVTNGTFTLDAAAQLQGKKSMMNRNGGKTMTGHEGHLDMEESTALNNEKYTNINQRMEVSKDFQKQLKVVFNEYINLKDAFVKGDSEAGIEISKKLLNNLSQVDMKLLINKEVHQHWMSIEKEIKASATFISKTADLKKQRNHFKQLSSWLTKAIEVFGINEKVYHQFCPMADGNKGAYWLSTEEKVINPYFGKAMLTCGEIKQVIE
- a CDS encoding DASH family cryptochrome — translated: MQEKQKKLGIVWFRNNLRTQDNIALKKAIDQHDQVIALYIFDPKMFEKDTFGFKKTEKFRAQFLLETIADLKVNLAKLNITLLTYFEKPSVVFKNICTDFKVDAIYTQKEWTPEEAKTNNFIREGISNNIKFIEDYDQFLYHPDTVSKKFENIPNVFTSFRKKLEKYVAILPENNVGKLASENLIENHTEIPTLKMLGFDAFETHRNSAFPFHGGETEALKRIENYFFETKKVGFYKKTRNGLVGVDYSTKFSPWLANGSLSAKTIYYKIKEYEKENGANESTYWVIFELIWRDYFKYISLKYESKLFKIGGILDRAYDWNTNQEMVQQWIEGETADDFVNANMIELKETGWMSNRGRQNVASYFAKELLLDWRIGAAYFESLLLDYDVHSNYGNWMYVAGVGNDPRDRKFNTQLQAERYDGNYKFRKIWLEKTLF